In a single window of the Agrobacterium vitis genome:
- a CDS encoding beta-ketoacyl-ACP reductase: MSRVALVTGGTRGIGAAISTALKAAGYTVAANYAGNDEAAKAFEAETGIPVFKWDVSSYEACKQGIAAVEAALGPVEILVNNAGITRDAMFHKMTPEQWNDVIGTNLSGLFNVTHPVWSGMRDRSFGRVINISSINGQKGQMGQANYSAAKAGDLGFTKALAQEGAAKNITVNAICPGYIGTEMVRAIPEKVLNERIIPQIPVGRLGEPEEIARIVVFLASDDAGFITGSTISANGGQFFV, encoded by the coding sequence ATGAGCAGGGTAGCTTTGGTAACCGGCGGAACGCGTGGCATCGGCGCGGCGATTTCAACGGCATTGAAGGCGGCTGGATATACGGTTGCTGCCAATTATGCTGGCAATGACGAGGCCGCAAAGGCGTTTGAAGCCGAAACTGGCATTCCGGTCTTTAAATGGGACGTCTCCTCCTACGAGGCCTGCAAGCAGGGTATTGCCGCCGTCGAGGCAGCCCTTGGGCCGGTTGAAATTCTGGTCAACAACGCCGGCATCACCCGCGATGCCATGTTCCATAAAATGACGCCTGAGCAGTGGAACGATGTGATCGGCACCAATCTAAGCGGTCTGTTCAATGTCACCCACCCGGTCTGGTCGGGCATGCGCGACCGCAGCTTTGGCCGCGTCATCAATATTTCCTCCATCAACGGCCAGAAGGGCCAGATGGGCCAAGCCAATTATTCCGCCGCCAAGGCTGGCGATCTCGGCTTTACCAAGGCGCTCGCGCAGGAAGGTGCGGCGAAGAATATTACCGTCAATGCGATTTGCCCGGGCTATATCGGCACGGAAATGGTCCGGGCGATCCCGGAAAAAGTCTTGAACGAGCGGATCATTCCGCAGATTCCGGTCGGACGCCTCGGCGAACCGGAAGAAATTGCCCGCATCGTGGTGTTTCTGGCGTCCGATGACGCCGGTTTCATCACTGGTTCGACGATTTCCGCCAATGGCGGCCAATTCTTCGTCTGA
- the phaR gene encoding polyhydroxyalkanoate synthesis repressor PhaR yields MAKTDGEIIIKKYANRRLYNTGTSTYVTLEDLAKMVKKGEEFTVQDAKSGEDITHSVLTQIIFEQEAKTTNTLLPISFLRQLISYYGDQMQMVVPSFLEHSMKAFTEQQSQMRDQMTRAFGETPLAKNLQAPIQLMEEQVKRNTEMFHQAMQMFSPFMTPTPAREAKRPETKDIDDLKEQLRNLQTKLDKL; encoded by the coding sequence ATGGCCAAGACCGATGGCGAAATCATCATTAAGAAATATGCCAATCGCCGCCTCTACAACACGGGGACCAGTACCTATGTGACGCTGGAAGATCTGGCCAAGATGGTAAAAAAGGGCGAGGAGTTCACCGTGCAGGATGCAAAATCCGGCGAGGATATTACCCATTCCGTCCTGACCCAGATTATTTTCGAGCAGGAAGCCAAGACCACCAATACGTTGCTGCCGATTTCCTTCCTGCGCCAGTTGATCAGCTATTATGGCGATCAGATGCAGATGGTGGTGCCAAGCTTTCTCGAACATTCGATGAAAGCCTTTACCGAGCAGCAATCCCAGATGCGCGACCAGATGACCCGGGCTTTCGGTGAGACACCGCTTGCCAAGAATTTACAGGCACCGATCCAACTGATGGAGGAGCAGGTCAAGCGCAATACCGAGATGTTCCACCAGGCCATGCAGATGTTTTCGCCCTTCATGACGCCGACGCCAGCACGCGAGGCGAAGCGGCCGGAAACCAAGGATATCGATGATCTGAAAGAGCAGTTGCGCAATCTGCAAACCAAGCTCGACAAGCTCTGA
- the rpmF gene encoding 50S ribosomal protein L32, protein MAVPKRKTSPSKRGMRRSADGLKAPTYVEDKNSGELRRPHHIDLKTGMYRGRQVLTPKESA, encoded by the coding sequence ATGGCTGTACCAAAAAGAAAAACAAGCCCGTCCAAGCGCGGTATGCGCCGTTCTGCCGACGGTCTGAAGGCTCCGACCTATGTCGAAGACAAGAATTCCGGCGAACTGCGCCGTCCGCACCATATCGATCTGAAGACCGGTATGTATCGCGGCCGTCAGGTTCTGACGCCGAAGGAAAGCGCATAA
- a CDS encoding glutathione S-transferase family protein produces MTDLTLYIANKNYSSWSFRPWIALTAAGIDFKEVLIRFDFPAGNPGIKAISPTGQVPVLVHGDVKVWESLAIIEYAAELFPDADIWPSASPDRAVARAISLEMLAGFRAMRNACPMNFRRSPQTLSFSPETQAAVMADVSRIETIWREQLARSGGPFLFGAFSAADAMYAPVVNRFSAYQLTSDPVSLAYMDRMQAHPAWIKWRDAALAEPWIVPEDEA; encoded by the coding sequence ATGACGGACCTAACCCTTTATATTGCCAATAAGAATTATTCCTCCTGGTCGTTCCGGCCCTGGATTGCTCTGACCGCAGCCGGGATCGACTTCAAAGAGGTGCTGATCCGCTTCGACTTTCCAGCCGGCAATCCCGGCATCAAGGCCATATCCCCGACCGGCCAGGTGCCTGTCCTCGTGCATGGTGACGTGAAGGTCTGGGAATCGCTGGCCATTATCGAATATGCCGCCGAGCTTTTCCCCGATGCCGACATCTGGCCATCGGCCTCCCCGGACAGGGCCGTGGCCCGAGCCATTTCGCTCGAAATGCTGGCCGGTTTCAGGGCGATGCGCAATGCATGCCCGATGAATTTCCGCCGCTCGCCACAGACGCTTTCTTTCAGTCCTGAGACACAGGCAGCGGTGATGGCGGATGTCTCCCGCATCGAAACCATCTGGCGCGAGCAATTGGCCCGTTCCGGCGGTCCTTTCCTGTTTGGCGCCTTTAGCGCTGCGGATGCCATGTATGCACCTGTGGTCAACCGTTTTTCGGCCTATCAACTGACCTCTGATCCGGTTAGTCTTGCCTATATGGATCGCATGCAGGCCCATCCCGCCTGGATTAAGTGGCGCGATGCTGCCCTGGCCGAACCCTGGATCGTGCCGGAAGACGAGGCCTGA
- a CDS encoding acetyl-CoA C-acetyltransferase, with translation MSTPSIVIASAARTAVGSFNGAFANVAAHDLGATAIKAVLERAGIEAAEVDEVILGQILTAGQGQNPARQAAMKAGIPQEKTAWGLNQLCGSGLRAVALGMQQIATGDASIIIAGGQESMSLAPHCAHLRAGTKMGDMKMIDTMIKDGLTDAFYGYHMGVTAENVARQWQLTRDEQDAFAVASQNKAEAAQAAGRFKDEIVPVTVPGRKGDVIVDADEYIRAGATLDSMTKLRPAFDKEGTVTAGNASGINDGAAAALLMTEAEAVRRGIQPLARIASWATAGVDPKIMGTGPIPASRKALERAGWSVNDLDLVEANEAFAAQACAVNKDLGWDTSIVNVNGGAIAIGHPVGASGARILNTLLFEMKRRGAKKGLATLCIGGGMGVAMCIEGL, from the coding sequence ATGTCTACGCCTTCCATCGTCATTGCCAGCGCGGCTCGAACGGCAGTTGGCTCTTTCAACGGGGCATTTGCCAACGTTGCCGCGCATGACCTGGGTGCGACCGCGATCAAGGCCGTACTGGAACGCGCAGGCATCGAGGCCGCCGAAGTCGACGAAGTGATCCTCGGCCAGATCCTGACCGCCGGCCAGGGCCAGAACCCCGCCCGCCAGGCCGCCATGAAGGCTGGCATTCCGCAGGAAAAAACCGCCTGGGGCCTGAACCAGCTCTGCGGCTCCGGCTTGCGCGCCGTGGCACTCGGCATGCAGCAGATCGCCACCGGCGACGCCTCGATCATTATCGCAGGCGGCCAGGAATCCATGTCGCTTGCCCCCCACTGCGCCCATTTGCGCGCCGGTACCAAGATGGGCGACATGAAAATGATCGACACCATGATCAAGGACGGCCTGACCGATGCCTTTTACGGCTATCACATGGGCGTCACCGCCGAAAATGTTGCCCGCCAGTGGCAGCTGACGCGCGACGAGCAGGACGCCTTTGCAGTTGCCTCGCAAAACAAGGCCGAAGCCGCCCAGGCAGCAGGCCGGTTCAAGGATGAAATCGTCCCGGTCACCGTGCCGGGCCGCAAGGGCGATGTGATCGTCGATGCCGATGAATATATCCGCGCAGGTGCAACACTGGACAGCATGACCAAGCTGCGTCCCGCTTTCGACAAGGAAGGCACCGTCACCGCTGGAAATGCATCCGGCATCAATGACGGAGCCGCCGCCGCCCTGCTGATGACCGAAGCTGAAGCCGTCCGCCGCGGCATCCAGCCCTTGGCACGCATTGCCTCCTGGGCCACCGCTGGCGTCGATCCGAAGATCATGGGCACAGGTCCCATCCCCGCCTCCCGCAAGGCGCTTGAAAGAGCCGGCTGGAGCGTGAACGATCTCGATCTGGTCGAGGCCAACGAAGCCTTCGCCGCCCAGGCCTGCGCCGTCAACAAGGACCTTGGCTGGGATACGTCGATCGTCAATGTCAATGGCGGCGCCATTGCCATCGGCCACCCGGTCGGGGCATCCGGCGCCCGTATTCTCAACACCCTGCTGTTTGAAATGAAACGGCGCGGCGCAAAGAAGGGTCTGGCGACCCTGTGCATCGGCGGCGGCATGGGCGTTGCCATGTGCATCGAAGGCCTCTGA
- the mtgA gene encoding monofunctional biosynthetic peptidoglycan transglycosylase has product MVLHRIAKALLALALLPFALMALYLLPFIHPPSTLMLADLLLFRGYDRQWVPLERISPNLIRAVMMSEDGQFCNHSGVDWVQMRSVIDDALDGEETRGASTITMQTVKNLFLWNSRSFIRKGMEIPLALTADKIWSKRRTMEIYLNIAEWGPGIYGAEAAALHHFKIPAARLSARQAALLAVSLPNPIDRNAGKPGPGLRRLAAMVERRARGADPYISCIDK; this is encoded by the coding sequence CTGGTGCTGCATCGAATAGCCAAGGCACTGCTTGCTCTTGCCCTTTTGCCTTTCGCGCTGATGGCGCTCTATCTGCTGCCCTTCATTCACCCGCCGTCCACCTTGATGCTGGCCGATCTCCTTCTGTTTCGTGGCTATGACCGGCAATGGGTGCCGCTGGAGCGCATATCGCCCAACCTGATCCGCGCTGTGATGATGTCGGAAGACGGGCAATTCTGTAACCATAGCGGCGTCGACTGGGTGCAGATGCGCTCAGTGATCGACGATGCGCTGGACGGCGAGGAAACCCGCGGCGCCAGCACCATCACCATGCAAACGGTGAAGAACCTGTTTTTGTGGAACAGCCGGTCGTTCATCCGCAAGGGCATGGAAATTCCCCTTGCACTGACCGCAGACAAAATCTGGTCGAAACGCCGAACGATGGAGATTTACCTCAATATCGCCGAATGGGGGCCGGGCATTTACGGCGCCGAGGCGGCCGCACTCCATCATTTCAAAATCCCCGCCGCCCGGCTTTCAGCCCGTCAAGCCGCCCTGCTCGCCGTCTCCCTGCCAAATCCCATCGATCGCAATGCCGGCAAGCCTGGGCCCGGTCTGCGACGGCTTGCTGCCATGGTGGAGCGCCGCGCCCGGGGCGCCGATCCATATATCAGCTGCATTGATAAGTGA